The genomic segment CTACCTCACTGGGTGGTTCCAGATACTCTGTACGCATATCAACAAATCGCATTGCTTCATCGAAGAAATTTAAATCTTCCTGTAGTTGCTGTTACTGGCTCTGTTGGTAAAACAACTACAAGAGAATTGATTCGAGCAATATTGTCTCCTCTTGGTGAAATTGTCTCTAGCAGAGGGAATGAAAATAATGATATAGGTGTTCCAAAAACTTTGCTTAGTGGGTCGGAAACAGATGCTGCATTTGTTCTTGAAATGGGTATGCGTGGTTTTGGTCAAATTACACGTCTCTCTCGAGTCGCTGAACCTGATATAGCTGTAATTACAAATGTGGGACAAGCTCATATTGGCATTCTTGGTAGTAGAGAAAATATTGCAAAAGCCAAGTCAGAAATCACCTCATACTTAAGCCCTGATGGTGTTGTGATTATTCCTTTTGGCGATTACATCTTAGAAAAAGCTTTGTTAGAAAAATGGTCAGGACGTATTGTTCGAGTAGAGATAGAGGGCTTTTCACTGAATTGGTTAGATTGTAATAATGAGCATTTTGCTTTTCAAGATATTGAACCAGATTATATTTCTCAAATTGATATGCAAAATAATTTCATTCTTTTTGAGGGAAGAAAATTCAAATTGCCCCTTGAAGGAAGACATAATGCTATGAATTTTCTTCTGGCATTAACTGTCGCAACAGAATTAGGACTATCAATAAAGAAACTTGATCAATTAAAAATAAATATGCCAATAGGAAGAAATAGATTGGTTGATTGTGGACAATATTTAGTATTAGATGAGACTTACAATGCATCTCCTGAATCTGTTATTGCATCTCTAGAGTTATTGGTAAGCAAGCCTGGTAGACATTTTGCGGTTTTAGGTACGATGCTTGAGTTGGGCTCTGAGAGTATTTTACTGCATCAGAAAGTTCTTAAAAAAGCAATTGAATTAGGTCTAACTGGTATTGTTTTCGTCTCTTGTGGAGAGGAATCTAATATCATAAAAAAGACAATTAAAGAATTACCAAATCATGATGTAGTAAGTAACCCAAAAGATGCGGCCATGTCTCTACTACCATGGCTTTCACCGGGAGACAATATTTTAATTAAAGGTAGTCGTAAGTTGGAATTAGAAAAAGTATTACCTTATTTACAGAAATAACTTCGCCGTTATAGTTAATCAGCCTTAGTTCTAATAATTGCTTTTGATCTTTCAACTACTAAACTTTTATCTGGAATATCTTTACTTATTGTTGAGCCTGCACCAATGGTTACATGTGCTCCAATCTTGATGGGTGCAACAAGTACTGAATTCGCACCGGTTTTTGAATAATCATCAATAATTGTTCTATGTTTATTTTTACCATCGAAATTAGCTGTGATAGTACCTGCTCCAATATTAATATTTTT from the Prochlorococcus marinus str. NATL2A genome contains:
- a CDS encoding UDP-N-acetylmuramoyl-tripeptide--D-alanyl-D-alanine ligase; this encodes MDITFKDLIKLWGTLDNQKEIDLDLPIGRISTDSRTIEKGDFFVPLVGNKFDAHDYLDMAFDLGIQAAVVSEKYNGLVPIGLPHWVVPDTLYAYQQIALLHRRNLNLPVVAVTGSVGKTTTRELIRAILSPLGEIVSSRGNENNDIGVPKTLLSGSETDAAFVLEMGMRGFGQITRLSRVAEPDIAVITNVGQAHIGILGSRENIAKAKSEITSYLSPDGVVIIPFGDYILEKALLEKWSGRIVRVEIEGFSLNWLDCNNEHFAFQDIEPDYISQIDMQNNFILFEGRKFKLPLEGRHNAMNFLLALTVATELGLSIKKLDQLKINMPIGRNRLVDCGQYLVLDETYNASPESVIASLELLVSKPGRHFAVLGTMLELGSESILLHQKVLKKAIELGLTGIVFVSCGEESNIIKKTIKELPNHDVVSNPKDAAMSLLPWLSPGDNILIKGSRKLELEKVLPYLQK